In Nocardioides sp. zg-1228, a single window of DNA contains:
- a CDS encoding family 1 glycosylhydrolase yields the protein MTTIRPFPADFLWGAAAAAYQIEGAVAADGRTPSIWDTFTRVPGAILHGDTGDVACEHYDRMPQDVALMKALDLGSYRFSVAWPRVCPDGGAVNRAGLDFYSRLTDELLAAGITPWLTLYHWDLPQALEDDGGWTNRDTAHRFLDYAMAVHDVLGDRVDSWTTHNEPWCSAFMGYTSGGHAPGRREGVAGVVAAHHLLVGHGLFVDEFRRRGGTPDNGKAVGITLNPTVADPFDPTRDDDVDAARRLDGFHNRVFLDPLFLGKYADDLSRDTAGMLFGGRPWEDFVQDGDLELISAPTDFLGVNYYHPDLPAALPCDVEPDELLGSRIQHSPRPRESPYPGGGFVFPRTGRPTTDRDWEIDPDALTRLLVRLAGTYDAPPIYITENGAMADDVVVDGAIHDTGRQQFIEQHLHAVLDAVDAGVDVRGYFVWSLMDNFEWSYGFAHRFGIVHVDYATQVRTPKDSARWFSEVAVANGLPVA from the coding sequence ATGACGACGATCCGACCGTTCCCCGCCGACTTCCTCTGGGGGGCCGCTGCGGCGGCCTACCAGATCGAGGGCGCCGTGGCCGCCGACGGGCGCACCCCGTCGATCTGGGACACCTTCACCCGGGTGCCCGGTGCGATCCTCCACGGCGACACCGGCGACGTGGCCTGCGAGCACTACGACCGGATGCCGCAGGACGTCGCGCTGATGAAGGCGCTCGACCTCGGGTCCTACCGCTTCTCCGTCGCCTGGCCGCGGGTGTGCCCCGACGGCGGCGCGGTCAACAGGGCCGGGCTGGACTTCTACAGCCGGCTCACCGACGAGCTGCTGGCGGCCGGGATCACGCCCTGGCTCACCCTCTACCACTGGGACCTCCCGCAGGCGCTGGAGGACGACGGCGGCTGGACCAACCGCGACACGGCGCACCGCTTCCTGGACTACGCGATGGCCGTGCACGACGTCCTGGGCGATCGCGTCGACAGCTGGACGACCCACAACGAGCCCTGGTGCTCCGCCTTCATGGGCTACACCAGCGGTGGCCACGCGCCCGGACGCCGTGAGGGAGTCGCCGGCGTCGTCGCCGCGCACCACCTGCTCGTCGGGCACGGCCTGTTCGTCGACGAGTTCCGCCGCCGCGGCGGAACCCCCGACAACGGCAAGGCTGTAGGCATCACCCTCAACCCGACGGTGGCCGATCCCTTCGACCCGACCCGTGACGACGACGTCGACGCGGCCCGGCGCCTCGACGGCTTCCACAACCGGGTCTTCCTCGACCCGCTGTTCCTCGGGAAGTACGCCGACGACCTGTCCCGTGACACCGCGGGGATGCTCTTCGGGGGCCGGCCCTGGGAGGACTTCGTCCAGGACGGCGACCTCGAGCTGATCAGTGCGCCGACCGACTTCCTCGGTGTGAACTACTACCACCCCGACCTCCCGGCGGCTCTGCCGTGCGACGTCGAGCCGGACGAGCTCCTCGGGAGCCGCATCCAGCACTCCCCGCGTCCCCGCGAGTCGCCGTACCCCGGTGGTGGCTTCGTGTTCCCGCGCACCGGCCGGCCGACGACCGACCGTGACTGGGAGATCGACCCGGACGCGCTGACGCGCCTCCTCGTCCGGCTCGCGGGGACCTACGACGCTCCGCCGATCTACATCACCGAGAACGGTGCGATGGCCGACGACGTGGTGGTCGACGGTGCCATCCACGACACCGGCCGGCAGCAGTTCATCGAGCAGCACCTGCACGCGGTGCTGGACGCGGTGGACGCGGGCGTCGACGTGCGCGGCTACTTCGTGTGGTCGTTGATGGACAACTTCGAGTGGAGCTACGGCTTCGCCCACCGCTTCGGCATCGTCCACGTCGACTACGCCACCCAGGTGCGCACGCCGAAGGACAGCGCCCGGTGGTTCTCGGAGGTGGCCGTGGCGAACGGCCTGCCAGTAGCGTGA
- a CDS encoding tripartite tricarboxylate transporter substrate binding protein, producing the protein MNRVRITSLALAPSLALALAACGGTGGDDASADFPSKEITWVVPYDAGGNTDSITRTVAEAMSKELGEDIVVENRPGGSGAIGMQHVQNADPDGHTIGLYTTGTMVVTPLVSDLGYSEEDFDNVGLMLTQPVVFLAMPDSDYSSIDDLVAAAKDAPGDISIGVPGATTPQGYELARMAEDYGVEFTPVPFDSNAEVVAALRGDNVDAIALNASQDVVTQIEAGDLTPLAVGEPERVTWLPDVPTLKESGFEDLTVSGTLIGLTAPAGLDEDVLAALEDALEVALEDEAVQEFLGADNVPDEFVGSEAVTEQLGERRAIYEALIDN; encoded by the coding sequence ATGAACCGCGTCAGGATCACTTCGCTCGCTCTCGCACCGTCACTCGCCCTCGCCCTCGCTGCCTGCGGAGGCACGGGGGGCGACGACGCGTCCGCCGACTTCCCCAGCAAGGAGATCACCTGGGTCGTCCCGTACGACGCGGGCGGCAACACCGACTCGATCACGCGCACCGTGGCGGAGGCGATGTCCAAGGAGCTGGGCGAGGACATCGTGGTCGAGAACCGTCCCGGCGGATCGGGCGCCATCGGCATGCAGCACGTCCAGAACGCCGACCCCGACGGGCACACCATCGGGCTCTACACGACCGGGACGATGGTCGTCACCCCGCTGGTCAGCGACCTCGGCTACAGCGAGGAGGACTTCGACAACGTCGGCCTCATGCTCACCCAGCCCGTCGTCTTCCTGGCCATGCCCGACTCGGACTACTCCTCGATCGACGACCTCGTCGCCGCCGCGAAGGACGCGCCCGGCGACATCTCGATCGGCGTTCCGGGAGCGACCACGCCGCAGGGCTACGAGCTCGCCCGCATGGCCGAGGACTACGGCGTCGAGTTCACGCCGGTCCCGTTCGACTCCAACGCCGAGGTCGTGGCCGCGCTGCGCGGCGACAACGTCGACGCCATCGCGCTCAACGCCTCGCAGGACGTGGTGACCCAGATCGAGGCCGGCGACCTGACGCCGCTGGCGGTCGGTGAGCCCGAGCGGGTCACCTGGCTGCCCGACGTGCCGACGCTGAAGGAGTCCGGCTTCGAGGACCTCACGGTCTCGGGCACCCTGATCGGCCTCACCGCGCCCGCCGGGCTCGACGAGGACGTCCTGGCGGCTCTCGAGGATGCCCTCGAGGTCGCGCTGGAGGACGAGGCCGTCCAGGAGTTCCTCGGTGCGGACAACGTCCCGGACGAGTTCGTCGGGTCCGAGGCCGTGACCGAGCAGCTGGGCGAGCGCCGCGCGATCTACGAAGCGCTGATCGACAACTGA
- the rpsF gene encoding 30S ribosomal protein S6 produces the protein MRAYEVMVILDPSLDERTIEPSLDKYLNVIRKDGGSIESLDVWGRRRMAYEIKKNAEGIYAVITLTAEPATVKEFDRQLTLNESILRTKVMRPDAH, from the coding sequence ATGCGTGCCTATGAAGTGATGGTCATCCTCGACCCGAGTCTCGACGAGCGCACCATCGAGCCGTCGCTCGACAAGTACCTCAACGTGATCCGCAAGGACGGTGGCTCGATCGAGTCGCTCGACGTGTGGGGTCGTCGCCGGATGGCGTACGAGATCAAGAAGAACGCCGAGGGCATCTACGCCGTCATCACGCTGACGGCCGAGCCCGCGACGGTCAAGGAGTTCGACCGCCAGCTCACGCTGAACGAGTCGATCCTGCGCACGAAGGTCATGCGTCCCGACGCCCACTGA
- a CDS encoding deoxyribonuclease IV, which translates to MSTASTLPIGAHVEQTDPVAEAVARGTGLVQFFLGDPQGYQGPEVRFEGGPAALRAAAEDAGVDLYVHAPYIVNVATTNNRIRIPSRKLLQQHMDAAAEIGAKGLIVHGGHVNKSDDPAVGFDNWRKAIEATDLKIPLLIENTAGGDNAMARHLDRIAGVWDAISAAEGAEQVGFCLDTCHAWAGGIDLGDAVERVRAITGRIDLVHANDSRDAFGSGADRHANFGAGHLPPDEFAGVVREAGAPVICETPGGASEHLADFAWLREHL; encoded by the coding sequence ATGAGCACCGCCAGCACCCTCCCCATCGGCGCCCACGTCGAGCAGACCGACCCCGTCGCCGAGGCCGTCGCGCGCGGCACCGGCCTCGTGCAGTTCTTCCTCGGCGACCCCCAGGGCTACCAGGGCCCCGAGGTGCGGTTCGAGGGCGGGCCGGCGGCGCTGCGCGCGGCGGCCGAGGACGCCGGCGTCGACCTCTACGTCCACGCCCCCTACATCGTCAACGTCGCCACGACCAACAACCGGATCCGGATCCCGAGCCGCAAGCTGCTCCAGCAGCACATGGACGCCGCGGCCGAGATCGGGGCGAAGGGGCTGATCGTCCACGGCGGCCACGTCAACAAGAGCGACGACCCGGCGGTCGGCTTCGACAACTGGCGCAAGGCGATCGAGGCCACCGACCTCAAGATCCCGCTCCTCATCGAGAACACGGCAGGCGGCGACAACGCCATGGCGCGCCACCTCGACCGCATCGCCGGCGTGTGGGACGCGATCTCGGCGGCCGAGGGCGCGGAGCAGGTCGGGTTCTGCCTCGACACCTGCCACGCGTGGGCCGGTGGGATCGACCTGGGCGACGCCGTCGAGCGGGTCCGTGCCATCACCGGCCGCATCGACCTCGTGCACGCCAACGACTCGCGCGACGCGTTCGGCTCGGGCGCCGACCGGCACGCCAACTTCGGCGCGGGCCACCTCCCGCCCGACGAGTTCGCCGGTGTCGTGCGGGAGGCGGGCGCCCCGGTCATCTGCGAGACGCCGGGCGGCGCGAGCGAGCACCTGGCCGACTTCGCCTGGCTCCGCGAGCACCTCTGA
- the rplI gene encoding 50S ribosomal protein L9: MKLILTQEVDGLGAPGDVVEVKDGYGRNYLVPRGLGIRWTRGGEKTIESIKAARTARAVRDEDHAKDVKAKLEANAVNVKVRSGEGGRLFGAVTTTEIADAITAVSGEKVDRRTIVVANPIKSLGAHEVSVKLHDEVSAAVALNVVPA, from the coding sequence ATGAAGCTCATCCTGACCCAGGAGGTCGACGGACTCGGCGCTCCCGGCGACGTGGTCGAGGTCAAGGACGGCTACGGCCGCAACTACCTCGTGCCCCGTGGTCTCGGCATCCGCTGGACCCGCGGTGGTGAGAAGACCATCGAGTCGATCAAGGCCGCCCGCACCGCCCGCGCGGTGCGCGACGAGGACCACGCCAAGGACGTCAAGGCCAAGCTCGAGGCCAACGCGGTCAACGTGAAGGTCCGCTCCGGTGAGGGTGGCCGCCTGTTCGGCGCCGTCACCACCACCGAGATCGCCGACGCGATCACGGCCGTCTCGGGCGAGAAGGTCGACCGCCGCACCATCGTGGTGGCCAACCCGATCAAGTCGCTCGGCGCCCACGAGGTGTCGGTCAAGCTGCACGACGAGGTGTCCGCCGCGGTGGCCCTCAACGTCGTTCCCGCCTGA
- a CDS encoding serine/threonine-protein kinase, protein MAATPSSTPSSMTPVPTRSRIPSRTRSRTPAVVAGRYQLLDQVGAGGMGSVWRARDLRTGHDVALKVLGRHGSALLARFVREQAVRVRHPHVVAPHGWAAEDDLVVLAMELVAGGSVAQLLREHGPLDAGTVALLVEQLLRGLGAVHAAGLVHRDVKPANLLLEATGTGPPHLRLADFGVAAPVADRRFTTVPGGVGTEGYMAPEQARGAPPDPAQDLYAVGRVALELLTGLPPSGQPAIPSHPLRPLLERLLVADPARRIATADAALRLLRRLPVPPPECPPVPDRLGPAPRPRRTPSVPTDGADWLAWLAVASLVGVVAGCLYVLLGWAA, encoded by the coding sequence GTGGCCGCGACCCCCTCGTCGACCCCCTCCTCGATGACGCCCGTCCCGACGCGCTCCCGCATCCCCTCCCGCACCCGATCGCGCACCCCCGCGGTGGTGGCGGGCCGCTACCAGCTGCTCGACCAGGTCGGCGCCGGCGGGATGGGCTCGGTGTGGCGCGCGCGTGACCTGCGCACCGGGCACGACGTGGCGCTCAAGGTGCTGGGGCGCCACGGCTCCGCGCTGCTGGCGCGCTTCGTGCGCGAGCAGGCGGTGCGGGTCCGGCACCCGCACGTCGTCGCACCGCACGGCTGGGCGGCGGAGGACGACCTCGTCGTGCTCGCGATGGAGCTGGTGGCGGGCGGCTCGGTGGCCCAGCTGCTGCGCGAGCACGGCCCGCTCGACGCGGGGACGGTGGCGCTGCTGGTCGAGCAGCTGCTGAGGGGGCTCGGTGCCGTCCACGCCGCGGGACTGGTGCACCGTGACGTCAAGCCGGCCAACCTGCTCCTCGAGGCCACCGGCACCGGGCCGCCCCACCTGCGGCTCGCCGACTTCGGGGTCGCGGCCCCCGTGGCCGACCGGCGCTTCACCACGGTGCCCGGCGGCGTCGGCACCGAGGGCTACATGGCGCCCGAGCAGGCGCGCGGCGCTCCGCCCGACCCCGCGCAGGACCTCTACGCCGTCGGGCGGGTCGCCCTCGAGCTGCTCACCGGGCTGCCGCCGTCGGGCCAACCTGCGATCCCCTCGCACCCGCTCCGCCCGCTGCTCGAGCGGCTCCTGGTCGCCGATCCCGCCCGGCGCATCGCCACCGCCGACGCGGCGCTGCGGCTGCTGCGGCGGCTCCCGGTGCCGCCTCCCGAGTGCCCGCCGGTGCCCGACCGGCTCGGGCCGGCTCCCCGCCCGCGGCGTACGCCCTCCGTGCCCACCGACGGCGCGGACTGGCTCGCCTGGCTGGCGGTCGCCTCCCTGGTCGGCGTGGTCGCCGGGTGTCTGTACGTCCTCCTAGGCTGGGCCGCATGA
- a CDS encoding MATE family efflux transporter encodes MLRLAVPAFLALVAEPMFLLSDAAIVGHLGTPELAGLGVAAVVLQTVVGLCVFLAYGTTASVARHLGAGDLRAALAQGVDGIWLAVLIGVLATVGGVALTPALVGAFDTGAEVAGHAETYLRIAFLGTTPLLVMLAATGVLRGLQDTRTPLLVAVVGNGLNIVLNLVLVYGLDLGIAGSAIGSVLAQVLSAAWFLVVVVRAAREHEAPLAPDRAGILAAAHAAVALVVRTLALRACLLVGTYAVTRVGTGAGDVNVATHQIAITLWTFLAFGLDAIAIAAQALTGRALGSGDVESTRRLTRRMVRWGWGSGVVAGLALAALAPFVGVLFTPDPAVRDLLVPVLLVAALGQPVAGVVFVLDGVLIGAGDGAYLAWAGLVVLAAYAPAALWAATLPHGLVAVWVAMTVVFMGARGLLLGWRARGDHWLVTGAAAR; translated from the coding sequence ATCCTGCGACTCGCTGTCCCCGCCTTCCTCGCGCTCGTGGCCGAGCCGATGTTCCTGCTCTCCGACGCCGCGATCGTGGGACACCTCGGCACCCCCGAGCTCGCCGGGCTCGGCGTCGCGGCGGTGGTCCTGCAGACGGTCGTCGGGCTGTGCGTCTTCCTCGCCTACGGCACGACCGCGAGCGTCGCGCGCCACCTCGGGGCCGGCGACCTCCGTGCCGCCCTCGCCCAGGGGGTCGACGGGATCTGGCTCGCGGTGCTGATCGGGGTGCTCGCCACCGTCGGGGGCGTCGCGCTCACCCCGGCCCTCGTGGGCGCCTTCGACACCGGCGCCGAGGTGGCCGGGCACGCCGAGACCTACCTGCGCATCGCCTTCCTCGGCACCACGCCGCTGCTGGTGATGCTGGCCGCGACCGGGGTGCTCCGCGGCCTGCAGGACACGCGTACGCCCCTGCTCGTCGCCGTCGTCGGCAACGGGCTCAACATCGTCCTCAACCTCGTCCTCGTCTACGGCCTCGACCTCGGCATCGCCGGGTCGGCGATCGGCTCGGTGCTCGCGCAGGTGCTCAGCGCGGCGTGGTTCCTGGTCGTCGTCGTCCGCGCCGCCCGCGAGCACGAGGCGCCCCTGGCCCCCGACCGCGCCGGCATCCTCGCGGCCGCGCACGCCGCCGTCGCGCTGGTCGTCCGCACCCTGGCGCTGCGGGCGTGCCTGCTCGTCGGCACCTACGCGGTCACGCGGGTGGGCACCGGGGCGGGCGACGTCAACGTCGCCACCCACCAGATCGCCATCACGCTGTGGACCTTCCTCGCCTTCGGCCTCGACGCCATCGCGATCGCGGCCCAGGCCCTCACCGGCCGGGCACTCGGCAGCGGCGACGTCGAGAGCACCCGCCGCCTCACCCGGCGCATGGTGCGGTGGGGCTGGGGCAGCGGCGTCGTCGCCGGGCTGGCGCTCGCGGCGCTCGCCCCGTTCGTCGGCGTCCTCTTCACCCCCGACCCGGCGGTGCGCGACCTGCTGGTGCCCGTGCTGCTCGTGGCGGCGCTCGGCCAGCCGGTCGCGGGCGTGGTCTTCGTCCTCGACGGCGTCCTGATCGGGGCCGGCGACGGCGCCTACCTCGCGTGGGCCGGCCTGGTGGTGCTGGCGGCGTACGCCCCCGCGGCGCTGTGGGCGGCCACCCTCCCCCACGGCCTGGTCGCCGTCTGGGTGGCGATGACGGTCGTGTTCATGGGCGCGCGCGGGCTGCTGCTCGGCTGGCGGGCCCGCGGCGACCACTGGCTCGTCACCGGCGCCGCCGCCCGCTGA
- the rpsR gene encoding 30S ribosomal protein S18, translated as MAKAILRKPKKKVCQFCKEKATGVDYKDTTLLRKFISDRGKIRARRVTGNCVQHQRDVAIAVKNARELALLPYTSTGR; from the coding sequence ATGGCCAAGGCAATTCTGCGCAAGCCCAAGAAGAAGGTCTGCCAGTTCTGCAAGGAGAAGGCGACCGGTGTCGACTACAAGGACACCACGCTGCTCCGCAAGTTCATCTCCGACCGCGGCAAGATCCGCGCCCGCCGCGTGACCGGCAACTGCGTCCAGCACCAGCGCGACGTGGCCATCGCCGTCAAGAACGCGCGCGAGCTCGCCCTGCTGCCCTACACGTCCACCGGTCGCTGA
- the dnaB gene encoding replicative DNA helicase — translation MSVTFEGDTDEAWGDGPAAYEPGASPRSPGNRTPPQDNAAEQSVLGSMLLSKDAIADVVDVIKGVDYYRPAHEVIHDAIIDLYGRGEPADPITVAAELVKRGELQRIGGAPYLHTLSANVPIAANAGYYAEIVRDKAILRRLVEAGTRIAALGYAGEGEIDDVVDHAQAEVYKVTDRRASVDYAPLSDIMSGVLDEIEAIGNREAGLYGVPTGFADLDDLTNGLHSGQMIIVAARPAMGKSTLALDFCRAASIHNNLTSCFFSLEMTRSEIMMRLLSAEAKVPLNHIRNGTMRDDDWEKLARKMGQVSGAPMFIDDSPNMTMMEIRAKARRLKQRHDLKLIVIDYMQLMSSGKKVESRQLEVSEFSRNIKLLAKELELPIIALSQLNRGPEQRGDKRPMMSDLRESGSLEQDADMVILLHRDDVYEKESTRPGEADLIVAKHRNGPTRDLTVAFQGHYSRFVDMAQG, via the coding sequence GTGAGCGTCACCTTCGAGGGGGACACGGACGAGGCCTGGGGCGACGGCCCGGCGGCCTACGAGCCGGGCGCCTCGCCCCGCTCGCCGGGCAACCGGACGCCCCCGCAGGACAACGCCGCCGAGCAGAGCGTCCTCGGCTCGATGCTGCTGTCCAAGGACGCCATCGCCGACGTCGTCGACGTGATCAAGGGCGTCGACTACTACCGCCCCGCCCACGAGGTGATCCACGACGCGATCATCGACCTCTACGGCCGCGGCGAGCCGGCCGACCCGATCACCGTGGCGGCCGAGCTGGTCAAGCGCGGCGAGCTGCAGCGCATCGGCGGCGCCCCCTACCTCCACACCTTGTCGGCCAACGTGCCGATCGCGGCCAACGCCGGCTACTACGCCGAGATCGTGCGCGACAAGGCGATCCTGCGCCGCCTGGTCGAGGCCGGCACCCGCATCGCCGCCCTGGGCTACGCCGGCGAGGGGGAGATCGACGACGTCGTGGACCACGCGCAGGCCGAGGTCTACAAGGTCACCGACCGCCGGGCGAGCGTCGACTACGCCCCGCTGAGCGACATCATGAGCGGCGTCCTCGACGAGATCGAGGCCATCGGCAACCGCGAGGCCGGCCTCTACGGCGTGCCCACCGGCTTCGCCGACCTCGACGACCTGACCAACGGCCTGCACTCCGGCCAGATGATCATCGTCGCGGCCCGCCCGGCCATGGGCAAGTCGACCCTGGCCCTCGACTTCTGCCGTGCCGCGTCGATCCACAACAACCTGACCAGCTGCTTCTTCAGCCTCGAGATGACGCGCTCGGAGATCATGATGCGCCTGCTCTCAGCGGAGGCGAAGGTGCCGCTCAACCACATCCGCAACGGCACGATGCGCGACGACGACTGGGAGAAGCTCGCCCGCAAGATGGGCCAGGTCTCCGGTGCGCCGATGTTCATCGACGACAGCCCCAACATGACGATGATGGAGATCCGGGCCAAGGCGCGTCGGCTCAAGCAGCGCCACGACCTCAAGCTGATCGTGATCGACTACATGCAGCTGATGAGCTCGGGCAAGAAGGTCGAGTCGCGCCAGCTCGAGGTCTCGGAGTTCTCCCGCAACATCAAGCTCCTCGCCAAGGAGCTCGAGCTGCCGATCATCGCGCTGTCCCAGCTCAACCGTGGCCCCGAGCAGCGTGGTGACAAGCGCCCGATGATGAGCGACCTGCGTGAGTCGGGCTCGCTGGAGCAGGACGCCGACATGGTCATCCTGCTCCACCGCGACGACGTCTACGAGAAGGAGTCGACCCGCCCCGGCGAGGCCGACCTCATCGTGGCCAAGCACCGCAACGGCCCCACCCGCGACCTCACCGTCGCGTTCCAGGGCCACTACTCCCGCTTCGTGGACATGGCCCAGGGCTGA
- a CDS encoding tripartite tricarboxylate transporter TctB family protein, translated as MVQSDDAPGDTAAAAPGADAGARSPRSWRREQAHRLAPLLLTVLGGLWVWQASTLAFGEVTRPGPGMWPMINAVIFTAICAALVLVDRRADYEKWSKRSLQVLAMLGSLVVYVVLFQVLGFLLASTLMLAVWLRVFGRESWRWTLTLSVGGAVVFWIIFDRLLGVPFPAGVLLERIGG; from the coding sequence ATGGTCCAGTCCGACGATGCGCCCGGCGACACCGCCGCGGCGGCGCCCGGGGCGGACGCGGGCGCTCGCTCGCCCCGCTCGTGGCGGCGGGAGCAGGCACACCGCCTGGCTCCGCTCCTGCTGACGGTCCTGGGCGGGCTCTGGGTCTGGCAGGCCTCGACGCTCGCCTTCGGTGAGGTCACCCGACCCGGTCCGGGGATGTGGCCGATGATCAACGCGGTCATCTTCACCGCCATCTGCGCGGCGCTGGTCCTGGTGGACCGGCGAGCCGACTACGAGAAGTGGTCGAAGCGCAGCCTGCAGGTGCTGGCCATGCTCGGGAGCCTGGTCGTCTACGTGGTCCTCTTCCAGGTGCTCGGCTTCCTGCTCGCCTCCACCCTGATGCTCGCGGTCTGGCTGCGGGTCTTCGGCCGGGAGTCGTGGCGGTGGACGCTCACGCTCTCGGTCGGCGGAGCCGTCGTGTTCTGGATCATCTTCGACCGGCTCCTCGGGGTGCCCTTCCCCGCCGGTGTGTTGCTCGAACGGATCGGTGGCTGA
- a CDS encoding LacI family DNA-binding transcriptional regulator produces the protein MVGKAHASTLDDVARLAGVSKATASRAINGRSKVSAKAQAAVLDAVRELGYTPNGAARSLVMQRTGSVAVILPESDERIFSDPFFARMLHAVARSLREHDLQLVLLLAQPGDEARMLLYLRGRYVDGAIVASHHRDDRLAEHLSDLGLPCVFIGTPWVGADRVSVVDSDNAGAAAQAARVLVESGRRRIAAIAGPHDMRAGHDRLMGWRQELDAAGLDSSRVAYGDFTEHSGTKACAELLDIDGDIDGIFAASDLMALGAMRELEARGIRVPDDVAIVGYDDLGVAERTQPPLTTLRNPIDQMVTEAVRLLTEAIGQGGRGAPRRVVFVPELVRRDTV, from the coding sequence GTGGTGGGGAAGGCGCACGCGTCCACGCTGGACGATGTGGCCAGGCTGGCGGGGGTCAGCAAGGCGACGGCGTCGCGTGCGATCAACGGCAGGTCCAAGGTGAGCGCGAAGGCGCAGGCCGCGGTCCTCGACGCCGTCCGGGAGCTCGGCTACACGCCGAACGGTGCCGCCCGCTCCCTCGTCATGCAGCGGACCGGCTCCGTCGCGGTGATCCTGCCCGAGTCGGACGAGCGCATCTTCTCCGACCCGTTCTTCGCGCGGATGCTGCACGCCGTGGCGCGCTCGCTGCGCGAGCACGACCTGCAGCTCGTGCTCCTGCTCGCCCAGCCGGGCGACGAGGCGCGGATGCTCCTCTACCTGCGCGGGCGCTACGTCGACGGCGCCATCGTCGCGTCCCACCACCGCGACGACCGTCTCGCCGAGCACCTCTCCGACCTCGGGCTCCCGTGCGTGTTCATCGGCACCCCGTGGGTCGGCGCCGACCGGGTCTCCGTCGTCGACAGCGACAACGCCGGTGCCGCCGCCCAGGCCGCACGGGTCCTGGTCGAGAGCGGTCGGCGCAGGATCGCCGCGATCGCCGGACCGCACGACATGCGCGCCGGCCACGACCGGCTCATGGGCTGGCGCCAGGAGCTGGACGCCGCGGGCCTGGACAGCAGCCGGGTCGCCTACGGCGACTTCACCGAGCACAGCGGGACCAAGGCCTGCGCCGAGCTCCTCGACATCGACGGCGACATCGACGGCATCTTCGCTGCCTCCGACCTGATGGCACTCGGCGCGATGCGCGAGCTCGAGGCCCGCGGCATCCGGGTCCCGGACGACGTCGCGATCGTCGGCTACGACGACCTCGGCGTCGCCGAACGCACCCAGCCGCCCCTGACCACGCTGCGCAACCCGATCGACCAGATGGTCACCGAGGCGGTCCGGCTCCTCACGGAGGCCATCGGCCAGGGTGGACGTGGCGCCCCGCGTCGCGTCGTCTTCGTGCCCGAGCTGGTGCGTCGGGACACCGTCTGA
- a CDS encoding single-stranded DNA-binding protein gives MAGETTITVIGNLVDDPELRFTPSGAPVANFRIASTPRTFDRQTNEWKDGDTLFLSCAVWRQAAENVAESLQRGMRVIVQGRLKSRQYETREGEKRTVFEIDVEEVGPSLRSASAKVTKTTRQGGGGGYSGGGGGGGGYSGGGGQQSAPADDPWSTPAPAQGGGGWGGQPQGGQPQGGQPQGGQSAPPKDPWATPGVSGGNDEPPF, from the coding sequence ATGGCAGGCGAGACCACCATCACCGTGATCGGCAACCTCGTCGACGACCCGGAGCTGCGGTTCACCCCCTCGGGGGCCCCCGTGGCCAACTTCCGGATCGCGTCGACGCCGCGCACCTTCGACCGCCAGACCAACGAGTGGAAGGACGGCGACACGCTGTTCCTCTCCTGCGCGGTCTGGCGCCAGGCCGCGGAGAACGTCGCCGAGTCCCTCCAGCGGGGCATGCGTGTGATCGTCCAGGGTCGCCTCAAGTCCCGTCAGTACGAGACCCGCGAGGGTGAGAAGCGCACCGTCTTCGAGATCGACGTCGAGGAGGTCGGTCCGTCACTGCGCAGTGCATCGGCCAAGGTCACCAAGACGACGCGACAGGGCGGCGGTGGCGGCTACTCCGGCGGCGGCGGTGGCGGCGGCGGCTACTCGGGTGGTGGCGGGCAGCAGTCCGCGCCGGCCGACGACCCGTGGTCCACCCCGGCGCCCGCCCAGGGCGGCGGCGGTTGGGGCGGCCAGCCCCAGGGCGGGCAGCCCCAGGGTGGCCAGCCCCAGGGTGGTCAGTCCGCTCCGCCCAAGGACCCGTGGGCCACGCCCGGGGTCAGCGGCGGCAACGACGAGCCCCCGTTCTGA